The Bdellovibrio bacteriovorus W nucleotide sequence AAAAATTTACGAATGGTTTCTTCCCACTTCGTGTCTTCAGGGTTCAGCACCCAGCGAACATACTTTACACCATCGCGAGTGAATGTAAGGGCTTTCAGGTAATTGGGGTCGGCATTTTTCGCAATATCAGCCTCTAAAAGCTCGAGAGGAATTTCATAGTGATGGATAATTTGTTTTTCATTATTTCTAAGTGCCACGGCATTGGCCTTGGTCTCGAAGTTGACGAGATCACGCATTTCATCAGTGATAGCTGAGACAAGTTGCGCCCATAATAACGAAGCTAAAAAGACCGTCCTTGTCAAGACTCTTTGGCCCATCTAAATCCTCCATCCACTTTCGATGCCTTCAGATTTAGATTTCAAAGATCGTTCCAGACAAAATACAAAAAAACAAAGTGCAGGTACTAGATTTAAAGTCTAACTGACAAGTTTTGCTAACTCGTGATTATTGATTTGACGGTCTTTCAGCTTACCACAAATATCGATTTCTCATTATGAGACATATGCTAGAAGGACACAGGGGTGGAGAAAGCGTGAGTCTACCAAGTCCCAACTGACTCAACCTATCTGATCCCCAACATCTTAACTCGCCTGAAGTGCTGATTGCGCAGTTTTGTTCATAGCCCACAGAAAGTATCTTCGTCAGAGAGAATAGATTGACCAAAGAAAGACTCGAAGTATCTGTAATCGAAGAATCACCTAATTGTCCAAAAGTATTATTTCCCCAACAGCTCACCGTTTGCGCCTCATTCAAATAACAATAGTGACTATAGCCCGATTGAATAAATCGTTTCGGTCCCGCAACGGCTGCTGGCAGAGTCAGAACAGACGACTGCATATTAGTCCCAGTCCAACACCTATCTTCTCCCGTCTTCGTTCTTCCGCAGAAGCGGGTTCGTCCTCTGGTAAGTTGCTCGTATTCGTTCGTCGGATCGATATGAGAAGGAGAAAGCACATTGTTTCCCCAACAATGCAAAGCCCCTGCTAGAGTCAGGGCACAACTTGTATAGTAGTTCACTTGAACATCTTGATAGATATCAGAGCTATTAACTTCCGTAGGCACAGATCTATTCTCTAGAGATCCATCTCCGAGCACTCCTCCATTATTTTCTCCCCAACAATAAATTTTTCCTTGTTCGGAAAGTGCGCAGGAATGCCCATAAGCTGCAGAAACTTTTTTGAATTTTAAATTCGAACTTACCGCTTTCGGAATAGCTCGTGATTGAGTTAGACCATCTCCCAGACGAAATGTGGCGCCATTAGCCCCCCAGCATTTCAATTGGCCCTCTAGAGTAATTCCGCACGTGTGATAAAATCCGGTATTTACGAATTTATACTTTGTGCCTCGATCCACCTCGACGGGAAAAGACTTTGCAAACGTCGTCCGATCCCCAATTTGCCCATTCCCATTATTTCCCCAGCACTTCAAAGTCCCTTGTTCTAAGATTCCACAAGAGTGATAGAAAAGTCCTGAATCAATGAAACTATATTTTATGCCACGATCAATTGTAACTGGAGATGAACTCTGGGCCATCATCCCCTGACCGCTTTGCCCATTGGCGTCTTCTCCCCAGCAATATAAAACACCTATTGAGTTCAACGCACAGGTCGTATTTCCTCCGGCGGAAACAAACTTCACATCATCTAAGTGACTCTCAACAGGAACTTTAGCGTTCGTCGTCACATTATTGCCTAAATTTCCATACTGATTAAAACCCCAGCAAAGAAGTTTCTTATCACTTTCACGAATGCCGCAGGTAAACGTAAGCCCTGCACTCAAAGAAGTGAAACGCGCACTCGTTGCCACAGTTGTACGGTCCATAAAGATTTCATCTTCAAGACCATTCCCCATTTGCAAATAACTATTCGCTCCCCAACACTTCGCCTCGCCATCTTGGTTCAAAGAGCAAGTATGACTTGTTCCAATTGCCACGTCTAAAAATGTATCCGTGCCATCTTGAATTTGGGTCAATGGAAATCTTGCCTGGGAATCAAACTGGATTTGTTTCTGAGGGTTCGAACCCCAGCACTTTAATTCATTATCAAGAGTTAAGGCACAGGCATGATTTGCACTTACGACGACCTTTCTGTATTTAGTTGTTGGATCAATTGCAGTTGGAGGATACTCCGTTGAGTCAGTAAGTCCTGTCCCCATAATGGCATAACTATTTTTTCCCCAACACTTAAGATCCTGACTATCGGTAATTCCGCAGGCATGAACATTCGCTAAGGCTACTGAGCTATAGGAGACTCCCCCATCAACAACCTGAAGGGGTTGAGAATCCCCCCAACAGTTCAGAGCGTTGGATTCAGTGACTCCGCACCCACGATTGCCATAGACACTCACAAAGTTGTATTTCACGCCAGAATCAACTACAAAGGGGACACTAACCCCTTCGATTGAAGCCCCTGGTATTTGCCCCTTATCGTTAGCACCCCAACACTTCAAAACACCTTGTTTCGAAATCCCACAGGAGAAAGAACTCCCTGCGGAAACGTGTTTATAAGCATCATCAACAGTCGAATCGAAAACAAGACGTTTAAAAATCTGCTGCCGAATCCACGATGGATAACCAATAACTTCAGTCAGAGCAATTTGAATAGAACGCGAACCCGAGGTTGATCCTGCATAGTCGTATTCAATCTTTCCCACTAAGCTGCCTGCTGGCACCTTCAAAATTCCATCTTTTAAATTATAATCAGCGGGATTTTTCGCGGTCGTAAAAGTGTCGATCACTTTATAGCGAATAAAAATATCTGCCGGACTCTCTTTATCGATTTCAACAGAAACTGTATGCTTTTCACTTTGGTGAGATTTCACAATGACGTCAGATGCTTTCGAAAAAGACACAGCAACAGGTGGATACTCTGCATAGTACTTTTCGTCTTTACGTGGAAGATTAATGAAGCTTGCATCCATCGAGCAGGATACTAAAAAAGCACACGTACCGATTGTCACCCAGAGGGAGTGAAGCTGTTTCATACCTCATCCATCGGTCCTAATTGTAAAACTCTTAAGACTATACACATAAAAGTGTTTTCCACGAACTATGTGGTTCCCTCTCTAGCACATTTAGACCCCAGAGGTTTTCTATCTCAAATTTATCTAGGTACTAGAGAGAAAATAAGGATTACAATCCCGCAACGATCATGCTTTCGAACTATTCAATCTCTGCAATTAAAATCTCTTCCGATTTAGTCGCATGCAATCCATCAGATCTTTGAGAAAAGTATCTTTCATTAAGATCTTTGGCCTTAACAACGTGAGCACGACTAAAGCCAGCCTCCAAGGCCATGGCTATCACATCTTCTTCGCGATAAAAACTGATGAAAGGTGTTCCCGCAGAGCGCGCGCCTTTTTCTGAAACTTCTCGGCCGAACTTTTCTTCTTCGTCCGCATCTTCCATAGGGAGAAGATACGTCATGGCAAAGATACTCCCTGGAGCTAAACGACTTAAATTTGCGAGAGTCTCCATGTTGGCATCTTTGGTGAGATACATACTCACTCCCGTGGAAACTACCACCGCAGGCTTATTGAGTTGAAAGCCTGAATCTACAAGCTTAAGAATCCAATCTTCTTTTTTTTCAAAATCCACAGGAACATAAATTAAATTTTTTGGAGAAGTCAGTTCTAACTCTGCCACTCGGTTTTGTTTCCAAGCTTGTTGCGCGGGAGTGTCTATTTCAAATACTTTGTGATTCTGTAAAACTTGCGCGTGTCGAAGAGCAAAACTATCTAACCCAGCTCCGAGAATGACGTATTGAACCGAGGTTTGCTTGGAGAATGTCTGCAGCACTAAGTCTTCAATGAAACGCGCTCGACCGACAATCGAGGCTCTGAAAATCTTGGTGAAGTTCACGTCCATGTCTTGGCGTTCTCGCCAATTTGACTCTGGATCGGCAAGTTCTAAGGCGAGAGTGTCATCTAAAACTAGCGGCTTCGCATCGACTTCTTTATGAAGCGCTCTCCATAGGGCAACTCGAATAGCGGTGTGATCTGGTTTTGCAATTACGCTCATCGAGTCCTCCTAGTGTTACTTGCGCGCTCCCCCCATAAAACTATCACGAAGGCGCTCATAGTAGGCGAGTTCTTCATCTGTAAATCCCGCTTTTCGACGTAAGTCATGATTCAGCGGTTCAACTCGTTTTGGCAAACGCTCACGAAGCGAGTCCATGCGCACGGGAAAATCTTTGTTAGGATCGATCTTTTGCATCTCACAAATATTACGATACCATCTCGAACCAAAATCGACGTGGCCAATTTCTTCAAAGTTGATTTGCTTCACAATATGCTGAATCGTGAGCTTCCCAGCCGTTCCCTCAAGACGTCGAATCAAAGTGTCTCCTGCATCGAGACCACTGCCCTCAAGATAGCGATGTACAATGAGAATACGATCTAAAAGACTGTCTTCGGGGGAAACCGCTCGCCAAAGAGC carries:
- a CDS encoding hypothetical protein (COG2833 Uncharacterized protein conserved in bacteria) — translated: MFTFDVPDVWEKIRQIEEHCHTAMGLKEPGSAPDIPARDILVLHPKDHPPKKGFSTNEGQARMLHDLASIELQAMELGVRSLVEYPEAPVGFKEELIHVTLQEADHLRMCLEAIDSLGFKWGDWPVHTALWRAVSPEDSLLDRILIVHRYLEGSGLDAGDTLIRRLEGTAGKLTIQHIVKQINFEEIGHVDFGSRWYRNICEMQKIDPNKDFPVRMDSLRERLPKRVEPLNHDLRRKAGFTDEELAYYERLRDSFMGGARK
- a CDS encoding regulator of chromosome condensation, RCC1 (COG5184 Alpha-tubulin suppressor and related RCC1 domain-containing proteins), producing MKQLHSLWVTIGTCAFLVSCSMDASFINLPRKDEKYYAEYPPVAVSFSKASDVIVKSHQSEKHTVSVEIDKESPADIFIRYKVIDTFTTAKNPADYNLKDGILKVPAGSLVGKIEYDYAGSTSGSRSIQIALTEVIGYPSWIRQQIFKRLVFDSTVDDAYKHVSAGSSFSCGISKQGVLKCWGANDKGQIPGASIEGVSVPFVVDSGVKYNFVSVYGNRGCGVTESNALNCWGDSQPLQVVDGGVSYSSVALANVHACGITDSQDLKCWGKNSYAIMGTGLTDSTEYPPTAIDPTTKYRKVVVSANHACALTLDNELKCWGSNPQKQIQFDSQARFPLTQIQDGTDTFLDVAIGTSHTCSLNQDGEAKCWGANSYLQMGNGLEDEIFMDRTTVATSARFTSLSAGLTFTCGIRESDKKLLCWGFNQYGNLGNNVTTNAKVPVESHLDDVKFVSAGGNTTCALNSIGVLYCWGEDANGQSGQGMMAQSSSPVTIDRGIKYSFIDSGLFYHSCGILEQGTLKCWGNNGNGQIGDRTTFAKSFPVEVDRGTKYKFVNTGFYHTCGITLEGQLKCWGANGATFRLGDGLTQSRAIPKAVSSNLKFKKVSAAYGHSCALSEQGKIYCWGENNGGVLGDGSLENRSVPTEVNSSDIYQDVQVNYYTSCALTLAGALHCWGNNVLSPSHIDPTNEYEQLTRGRTRFCGRTKTGEDRCWTGTNMQSSVLTLPAAVAGPKRFIQSGYSHYCYLNEAQTVSCWGNNTFGQLGDSSITDTSSLSLVNLFSLTKILSVGYEQNCAISTSGELRCWGSDRLSQLGLGRLTLSPPLCPSSICLIMRNRYLW
- a CDS encoding methyltransferase (COG3315 O-Methyltransferase involved in polyketide biosynthesis) yields the protein MSVIAKPDHTAIRVALWRALHKEVDAKPLVLDDTLALELADPESNWRERQDMDVNFTKIFRASIVGRARFIEDLVLQTFSKQTSVQYVILGAGLDSFALRHAQVLQNHKVFEIDTPAQQAWKQNRVAELELTSPKNLIYVPVDFEKKEDWILKLVDSGFQLNKPAVVVSTGVSMYLTKDANMETLANLSRLAPGSIFAMTYLLPMEDADEEEKFGREVSEKGARSAGTPFISFYREEDVIAMALEAGFSRAHVVKAKDLNERYFSQRSDGLHATKSEEILIAEIE